A window of Armatimonadota bacterium contains these coding sequences:
- a CDS encoding sigma-70 family RNA polymerase sigma factor gives MDSEDRKLIVAFRRGEQSAFAALVIKYRRTVYRVARRMTGNHEDAADVVQDTFVRAFRGLRSFEGTSSLRTWLYRIAVNASLDHLVRTARAPVLVAALPDRPAPPDDGPGEIAERRERGRQIAAAVEALPPRQRAAVVLRLYLDLPYAEIANIMDCSEGTVKATVFAALRKLRQKLRHLVTVTED, from the coding sequence ATGGACAGCGAGGACCGCAAACTGATCGTCGCATTCCGCCGCGGGGAACAGAGCGCCTTCGCCGCTCTCGTGATCAAGTACCGCCGGACGGTGTACCGGGTCGCACGGCGCATGACCGGCAACCACGAGGACGCCGCCGACGTCGTCCAGGACACCTTCGTGCGTGCCTTCCGCGGGCTCCGGTCGTTTGAGGGCACTTCGAGTCTGCGCACCTGGCTGTACCGGATCGCGGTGAACGCGTCGTTGGACCATCTGGTGCGGACAGCACGCGCGCCCGTTCTCGTTGCGGCGTTGCCGGATCGGCCGGCGCCGCCGGACGATGGGCCGGGGGAAATCGCAGAGCGCAGGGAACGCGGGCGGCAGATCGCGGCGGCGGTCGAAGCGCTGCCACCGCGCCAGCGAGCCGCGGTGGTGCTGAGGCTCTACCTGGACCTTCCGTACGCCGAGATCGCCAACATCATGGACTGCTCGGAGGGGACCGTCAAGGCAACCGTGTTTGCGGCGTTGCGGAAGCTGCGCCAGAAGCTGCGCCACCTGGTGACGGTGACGGAGGACTGA
- a CDS encoding SagB/ThcOx family dehydrogenase: MTANEDVRAARTYHEVTKHSYASVRRPGHRLDWANRPLPYKTYPTLDPITLPQDLGPSPTPALAAVMGIPTPLGRSPDLVALAHILRWSAGILRRVRYDSEVVAYRAAPCTGALYHVEVYVACADLVDLPGGLYHFDVPEFALRRLRAGDVRGELAEATAGEGSVAAAPVVLVCTSTFWRNAWKYGARAYRHAFWDTGTMLANLLAVASALGLVARVVLGFVDERVHRLLGVDGRREAAVALVALGASAPAPPAPTVLPLDLPTPPPSRREVEYPEIVRMQEASCLGRAEEVARWRERDGLAQTRDAVGSLVPLPAPNPTLAAAPIEEAIRKRRSTRWFSAEPVSFDHLAAVLHAIGTDLPADFLEPAAALTTAYLIVNAVGGLPAGTYRYLRGHRVLEALRRGDFRAEAGYLALEQSAAAQAAVNIYFMADVEAVLARLGNRGYRAVQLEGGIRGGRTYLAAHALGLRATALTFYDDEVAAFFAPRAPRHSPMFLAVLGRPARPRSP; this comes from the coding sequence ATGACCGCCAACGAGGACGTCCGGGCCGCGCGCACGTACCACGAGGTCACCAAGCACTCCTACGCCAGCGTGCGGCGCCCGGGGCATCGGCTCGACTGGGCGAACCGGCCCCTGCCCTACAAGACCTACCCGACCCTCGATCCGATAACACTGCCCCAGGATCTGGGACCCTCACCGACGCCGGCGCTTGCGGCTGTGATGGGCATCCCAACGCCCCTCGGACGGTCGCCGGATCTGGTGGCGCTCGCGCACATCCTCCGCTGGTCGGCGGGGATCCTGCGGCGCGTCCGATACGACAGCGAGGTCGTCGCCTACCGAGCCGCTCCGTGCACCGGCGCGCTGTACCACGTGGAGGTATACGTCGCGTGCGCCGATCTGGTCGACCTGCCGGGGGGTCTGTACCACTTCGACGTCCCGGAGTTCGCGCTGCGCCGCTTGCGCGCCGGGGACGTGCGCGGCGAGTTGGCGGAGGCGACGGCCGGCGAGGGCTCGGTCGCCGCAGCGCCGGTGGTGCTGGTCTGCACGAGCACCTTCTGGCGCAACGCCTGGAAGTACGGGGCACGCGCGTACCGGCACGCGTTCTGGGACACCGGGACGATGCTCGCGAACTTGCTCGCGGTGGCCTCCGCCCTCGGCCTGGTCGCCCGCGTCGTGCTCGGCTTCGTCGACGAGCGCGTGCACCGGCTCCTGGGTGTCGACGGACGGCGGGAGGCTGCTGTCGCCCTCGTGGCCCTCGGCGCGTCGGCGCCGGCGCCGCCTGCGCCCACGGTCTTGCCCTTGGACCTGCCCACGCCGCCGCCGTCGCGACGCGAAGTCGAGTACCCCGAGATCGTGAGGATGCAGGAGGCTTCCTGTCTTGGGCGTGCGGAGGAAGTCGCGCGCTGGCGCGAGCGCGACGGCCTGGCGCAGACACGAGATGCTGTGGGTTCGCTGGTCCCTTTGCCGGCCCCGAATCCGACGCTCGCCGCCGCCCCCATCGAGGAGGCGATCCGCAAGCGCCGGTCCACGCGCTGGTTCTCTGCCGAGCCGGTGTCCTTTGACCACCTCGCGGCGGTCCTGCACGCCATCGGGACGGACCTTCCGGCGGACTTTCTCGAGCCCGCGGCGGCGCTCACTACGGCGTACCTGATCGTCAACGCCGTGGGCGGCCTGCCGGCCGGGACGTACAGGTACCTCCGCGGGCACAGAGTCCTAGAGGCCTTGCGACGGGGCGACTTCCGCGCGGAAGCGGGCTACCTGGCCCTCGAACAGTCGGCCGCGGCGCAAGCGGCGGTCAACATCTACTTCATGGCAGACGTCGAAGCCGTCCTGGCCAGGCTGGGCAACCGCGGCTACCGGGCGGTCCAGCTGGAAGGCGGCATCCGCGGCGGTCGAACCTACCTCGCCGCGCACGCCCTCGGGTTGCGGGCGACGGCCTTGACGTTCTACGACGACGAAGTCGCCGCGTTCTTCGCGCCGCGCGCGCCCCGCCACAGTCCCATGTTCCTCGCCGTCCTGGGCCGACCCGCCCGGCCGCGATCCCCTTGA
- a CDS encoding zf-HC2 domain-containing protein — protein MRTRPPCAEVEDLLLDVLTGSVEPTARQAVRTHLAVCAECRARAAALGEIVTLLRDLPDPSPPRGYWETLNRSLEGAIGVRIRPSRHLAAVVAGLLAAVVLAAVSTQRLRVPVSQPPDPIPKGVVTASMHEILPAVDALAREFGAGIRPAWHFDDSLPPGDDP, from the coding sequence ATGCGGACCAGGCCTCCCTGTGCCGAAGTCGAGGATCTGCTGCTGGACGTGCTCACCGGATCGGTCGAGCCGACCGCGCGACAGGCCGTGCGCACCCATCTGGCCGTGTGCGCCGAATGCCGTGCCCGGGCAGCCGCACTGGGCGAGATCGTGACGCTGCTGCGGGATCTGCCGGATCCGTCTCCGCCACGCGGCTACTGGGAGACGCTGAACCGGTCTCTGGAGGGGGCGATCGGCGTGAGGATACGGCCCTCACGACACCTCGCGGCGGTCGTGGCCGGGCTGCTCGCTGCGGTGGTGCTGGCCGCGGTGTCGACGCAACGTCTCCGGGTGCCGGTCTCGCAGCCTCCCGATCCGATCCCCAAGGGGGTCGTCACCGCGTCGATGCACGAGATCCTCCCTGCCGTCGACGCGCTCGCGAGGGAGTTTGGCGCCGGGATCCGGCCGGCCTGGCACTTCGACGACTCCCTGCCGCCGGGCGATGACCCGTAG
- a CDS encoding phenylacetate--CoA ligase, giving the protein MIWNPQAETMPRPVLERLQLERLQHVVRYAYDRVAVFRERMDASGVSPDGIRHLEDLSRLPFMFKSDFRDHYPFGLFAVPLDRVVRIHASSGTTGKPTVVGYTRADIEVWAEVCARCLAASGGRPGDVFQNAYGYGLFTGGLGMHYGAERLGMTIVPVSGGNTERQIMLLQDFGARVIACTPSYALTLAEALAVRGVRAGDLRLRYGVLGAEPWTEQMRSQIEEKLGITAVNIYGLSEVIGPGVSNECVEAKDGSHVFEDHFLVEVVDPHSGEPLPYGEQGELVFTTLTKEALPVIRYRTGDIASLNPEPCRCGRTHVRMSRVVGRTDDMLIVRGVNVYPSQVEAAIVGLPQLTPHYQLVVTRERTLDELEVRIEVDDLYFNGIGGVLDPADERVQNLLQRAHEAIYGVLGISTKVTLMAPGTVPRSEGGKLRRVVDLRKM; this is encoded by the coding sequence ATGATCTGGAACCCCCAAGCTGAGACGATGCCGCGGCCTGTGCTCGAGCGGCTGCAGCTGGAGCGGCTGCAGCACGTCGTCCGGTACGCGTACGATCGCGTGGCGGTCTTTCGGGAGCGCATGGACGCATCCGGGGTGAGCCCCGACGGCATTCGACACCTAGAGGATCTTTCGCGCCTGCCGTTCATGTTCAAGAGCGACTTCCGAGACCACTATCCGTTCGGCCTGTTCGCCGTGCCGCTGGACCGCGTGGTCCGCATCCACGCGTCCTCGGGGACGACCGGCAAGCCGACGGTGGTCGGGTACACGCGGGCTGACATCGAGGTGTGGGCCGAGGTTTGCGCCCGCTGCCTGGCGGCCTCTGGGGGCCGGCCCGGCGACGTCTTTCAGAACGCGTACGGGTACGGGCTGTTCACGGGCGGCCTGGGGATGCACTACGGCGCCGAGCGATTGGGGATGACGATCGTGCCGGTCTCCGGTGGTAACACCGAACGGCAGATCATGCTGCTGCAGGACTTCGGGGCCCGGGTCATCGCGTGTACGCCTTCGTACGCGCTCACGCTGGCCGAGGCGCTGGCTGTCCGTGGGGTCCGGGCGGGCGACCTGCGGCTGCGGTACGGGGTACTCGGCGCCGAGCCGTGGACCGAGCAGATGCGATCCCAGATCGAAGAGAAGTTGGGGATCACCGCGGTGAACATCTACGGGCTCAGCGAGGTGATCGGTCCCGGCGTGAGCAACGAGTGCGTCGAAGCCAAGGACGGATCGCACGTCTTTGAGGACCACTTCCTCGTCGAGGTCGTCGACCCCCACAGCGGCGAGCCGCTCCCGTATGGGGAGCAGGGCGAGCTGGTCTTCACCACGCTGACCAAGGAAGCGCTGCCGGTGATCCGTTACCGCACCGGTGACATCGCGTCTTTGAATCCGGAGCCGTGCCGTTGCGGACGCACCCACGTGCGGATGTCACGGGTGGTGGGCCGCACCGACGACATGCTCATCGTGCGCGGCGTCAACGTCTACCCCTCGCAGGTCGAAGCCGCGATCGTCGGACTCCCGCAACTGACGCCGCACTACCAACTGGTCGTCACCCGGGAGCGGACGCTGGACGAGCTGGAGGTGCGGATCGAGGTGGACGACCTGTACTTCAACGGCATCGGCGGCGTGCTGGATCCCGCCGACGAGCGGGTGCAGAACCTCCTGCAGCGGGCCCACGAGGCGATCTACGGCGTGCTGGGGATCTCCACCAAGGTCACGCTGATGGCCCCCGGCACCGTGCCGCGCAGCGAGGGCGGCAAGCTGCGCCGAGTCGTGGACCTGCGGAAGATGTGA
- a CDS encoding amidohydrolase, translating to MEQVRREEAREGTRFHNGRIYTLDRSGTVAQAVAAWGGWIVGVGSDAQIRAAFSRFRAVDLAGGVAFPGFTDSHVHFAAFGLSLRTVNLEGAASLREAVARVAQAVAAAKPGTWVWGRGWNKNVWPEGRSPRKEDLDPISPSNPVALTSKDGHLVWCNSLALTRAGVTADTGDPPGGQIERADGLPTGILKEEAKVFVSRVLPPPGDEEVESAILQALPLAHAAGITGIHDVEDSRVFGAFQRLHRDGRLSLRVVMGIPEQDADAAIRLGVRSGLGDQTLRVGFVKIFSDGTLGSQTASLLEPYEGQPDNVGIATRTQNELQVLVRRTSEAGLACAVHAIGDRANRWVLDAFEAAQPAARRFGLRQRIEHAQLLHPDDIGRFARIGVVASMQPIHCTSDRDTADRYWGRRARYAYAFRSLTDAGAVLAFGSDAPVETLDVLRGLHAAVFRRDPHDGRDPWYPQEALTVEEALRAYTNGAAYASGEEHVKGSLEEGKVCDLTVLDHDIVRDPSSLAHARVRMTVVGGQVVFSR from the coding sequence ATGGAGCAGGTTCGCCGAGAGGAGGCGCGCGAGGGGACGCGGTTCCACAACGGCCGGATCTACACGCTGGATCGTTCCGGAACCGTCGCGCAGGCGGTGGCCGCGTGGGGCGGATGGATCGTCGGCGTCGGGTCGGACGCCCAGATCCGCGCAGCGTTTTCGCGCTTCCGGGCGGTCGATCTCGCAGGTGGGGTCGCGTTCCCCGGATTCACCGACAGCCACGTCCACTTTGCCGCCTTCGGTCTGTCGCTGCGCACCGTGAATCTGGAAGGGGCGGCCTCCTTGCGCGAGGCGGTGGCCCGGGTCGCACAGGCCGTCGCCGCCGCGAAACCCGGGACGTGGGTCTGGGGCCGGGGCTGGAATAAGAACGTGTGGCCCGAGGGCCGCTCCCCGCGCAAGGAAGACCTCGACCCAATCTCCCCCTCCAATCCCGTGGCGCTGACCAGCAAGGACGGGCACCTGGTGTGGTGCAACTCGCTGGCGCTGACCCGGGCCGGCGTGACGGCGGACACCGGGGATCCACCGGGCGGGCAGATCGAGCGCGCAGACGGACTGCCGACCGGCATCCTCAAGGAAGAAGCGAAGGTCTTCGTGTCGCGTGTCCTGCCCCCACCGGGCGACGAGGAGGTCGAATCCGCGATCCTCCAGGCCCTGCCGCTGGCCCATGCGGCGGGCATCACCGGCATCCATGACGTCGAGGACAGCCGGGTGTTCGGGGCCTTCCAGCGGTTGCACCGCGATGGTCGGCTGTCTTTGCGCGTGGTCATGGGCATCCCGGAGCAGGACGCAGACGCCGCGATCCGGCTCGGCGTTCGGTCCGGATTGGGTGACCAGACGTTGCGCGTGGGCTTCGTGAAGATCTTCTCCGACGGCACGCTCGGTTCACAGACGGCCAGCCTGCTGGAGCCGTACGAGGGGCAGCCCGACAACGTCGGTATCGCGACCCGGACGCAAAACGAGCTGCAGGTGCTCGTGCGCCGGACCTCCGAGGCGGGGCTGGCGTGCGCGGTCCACGCGATCGGCGACCGGGCCAACCGCTGGGTCCTCGATGCGTTCGAGGCCGCACAACCCGCTGCACGCCGGTTCGGGCTGCGGCAGCGGATCGAACACGCGCAGCTGCTGCATCCTGACGACATCGGGCGGTTCGCGCGCATCGGCGTGGTGGCTTCGATGCAGCCGATCCACTGCACGAGCGATCGCGATACGGCCGATCGCTACTGGGGTCGGCGCGCACGGTATGCCTACGCCTTCCGGTCGCTCACAGACGCCGGCGCGGTGCTGGCCTTCGGGTCCGATGCCCCGGTGGAGACGCTCGATGTCCTGCGTGGATTGCACGCGGCCGTGTTCCGTCGCGACCCCCACGACGGTCGCGATCCCTGGTACCCGCAGGAGGCCCTCACGGTGGAGGAGGCGCTGCGCGCGTACACGAACGGAGCCGCCTACGCCTCGGGCGAGGAACACGTCAAGGGGAGCTTAGAAGAAGGAAAGGTCTGTGACCTCACTGTGCTCGACCACGACATCGTCCGCGACCCGTCCTCCCTGGCACACGCGCGCGTGCGCATGACCGTCGTCGGCGGGCAAGTCGTGTTCAGCCGATGA
- the rsmI gene encoding 16S rRNA (cytidine(1402)-2'-O)-methyltransferase, with the protein MRTHTGGTLYVVATPIGNLEDITLRALRILKEVDVIAAEDTRHTSKLLAHYDIRKLTVSYHEHNERRRAQELVAQMKAGRSVALVSDAGMPGLSDPGYEIVRRCAAEGIPVVPVPGPSAILAALVASGLPTDRFLFLGFLPRKPGARDRLLEGVAREPGTLVLFEAPQRLVATLRDLHRRLGDRRVAICRELTKRHEEVFRGTLSQALAHAETNPPRGEITIVLERGRSADGAADVQAESELHASLARGASVRDAADAVARSHGIRRRTAYRQALRLVEASTADVFAYGTLRDPALVERLTGRAFDTEPAVLPGWRAVGPQTSRSGYEEIAPDPHAEVHGLLLRGVDAASLRCLDAYEVEYERRTLSVRVGGHTVPAQVYLPRGGRT; encoded by the coding sequence ATGAGGACGCACACCGGCGGGACGCTGTACGTGGTGGCGACGCCGATCGGCAACCTGGAGGACATCACGCTGCGCGCGCTGCGGATCCTCAAAGAGGTCGACGTGATCGCAGCCGAGGACACGCGGCACACCAGCAAGCTGCTGGCGCACTACGACATCCGGAAGCTCACGGTGAGCTACCACGAGCACAACGAGCGCCGCCGCGCGCAGGAACTCGTTGCGCAGATGAAGGCGGGCCGGTCGGTGGCGCTGGTGAGCGACGCGGGAATGCCGGGGCTGTCCGACCCGGGATACGAGATCGTGCGGCGCTGTGCCGCGGAAGGGATCCCGGTCGTGCCGGTGCCGGGGCCGAGCGCGATCCTCGCGGCACTCGTCGCCTCCGGGCTGCCGACCGACCGCTTCTTGTTCTTGGGTTTCCTGCCGCGCAAGCCAGGCGCGCGCGACCGGCTGCTGGAAGGGGTCGCACGGGAACCGGGGACGCTGGTGCTGTTCGAGGCGCCGCAGCGCCTGGTGGCCACGCTGCGCGACCTCCACCGGCGCCTGGGGGATCGCCGCGTGGCGATCTGCCGCGAACTGACCAAACGCCACGAGGAAGTGTTCCGCGGCACGCTCTCCCAGGCGCTGGCCCACGCGGAGACGAACCCACCGCGGGGCGAGATCACGATCGTCCTGGAGAGAGGCCGGTCCGCAGACGGGGCGGCGGACGTCCAAGCCGAGTCCGAGTTGCATGCTTCGCTCGCGCGCGGGGCGTCTGTGCGGGACGCGGCCGACGCGGTGGCGCGTTCGCACGGGATCCGGCGGCGTACGGCCTACCGGCAAGCGCTGCGGCTGGTGGAGGCGTCGACGGCCGACGTCTTCGCCTACGGCACCCTCCGTGACCCGGCTCTGGTCGAACGGCTGACCGGGCGAGCCTTCGACACCGAGCCTGCGGTGCTGCCGGGATGGCGCGCCGTCGGTCCTCAGACGTCGCGGTCCGGCTACGAGGAGATCGCACCCGACCCCCATGCGGAGGTGCACGGACTGCTCTTGCGGGGCGTGGACGCGGCGTCGTTGCGGTGTCTGGACGCCTACGAGGTCGAGTACGAGCGGCGGACCCTGTCGGTGCGCGTCGGCGGCCACACGGTTCCCGCCCAGGTCTACCTGCCGCGGGGAGGGCGCACTTGA
- a CDS encoding PaaI family thioesterase, with protein MNAVADLLQTFRADPYARLLGMEVEDVRPGWARVSMELGPQHRTFHGVVHGGAIFSLADAAFAVASNSHDRRAVALSVNVHFHRVPAPGRLVAECSEEHLGRTVASYRVEVRDAQGRRVATMQGLVYRRDVPVADAEE; from the coding sequence GTGAACGCCGTGGCGGACCTCTTGCAGACCTTTCGCGCCGATCCCTACGCGCGCTTGTTGGGGATGGAAGTCGAGGACGTGCGGCCCGGCTGGGCCCGGGTGAGCATGGAACTGGGGCCCCAACACCGTACCTTCCACGGTGTCGTCCACGGCGGGGCGATCTTCTCGCTGGCCGACGCGGCGTTCGCGGTGGCCAGCAACTCCCACGACCGTCGGGCCGTGGCCCTGTCGGTCAACGTGCACTTCCACCGCGTGCCCGCCCCCGGGCGCCTGGTGGCGGAGTGCTCCGAGGAGCACCTGGGGCGCACGGTGGCTTCCTACCGCGTCGAGGTGCGCGACGCGCAGGGTCGGCGCGTCGCGACGATGCAAGGACTCGTCTACCGCCGGGACGTGCCGGTCGCCGACGCCGAAGAATGA
- a CDS encoding PD-(D/E)XK nuclease family protein translates to MARLSPSALTTYRACSKRYHLRHVLGLPARPCASLAMGGLVHEALRRLFALPAAQPVMLEGYVEARDDGLLFVARVDRVDPVGEGVRIVDYKTGSPPRHEDRQSRWRSLPRCTS, encoded by the coding sequence ATGGCGCGCCTGTCTCCCTCGGCTCTGACCACGTACCGTGCGTGCTCCAAGCGCTACCACTTACGCCACGTGCTGGGCCTGCCGGCGCGGCCGTGTGCGTCGTTGGCGATGGGCGGCCTGGTGCATGAAGCGCTGCGTCGTCTGTTCGCGCTGCCCGCCGCGCAGCCGGTGATGCTCGAGGGCTACGTGGAGGCGCGCGACGACGGCCTGCTGTTCGTGGCGCGCGTCGATCGCGTGGATCCGGTCGGCGAGGGGGTGCGGATCGTCGACTACAAGACCGGCTCGCCGCCCCGCCACGAGGACCGACAGTCGCGTTGGAGGTCGCTGCCGCGGTGTACATCCTGA
- a CDS encoding DEAD/DEAH box helicase, which produces MLDEAKGSVKAMGVSGFLQTLRREAGDRIVHLEHLEARPARYARPRRPLPDALSAALARQRISQLYVHQAQALDAARAGEAIVVTTQTASGKTLCYNLPVLETLLSDPPSCALYVFPTKALAQDQLDVLNGYGVPVRAGIYDGDTPADQRARVRDRAQILLTNPDMLHVGILPQHFRWRAFFRRLRYVVLDDLHVYRGVFGSHVANVLRRLRRVCRVYGADPQFLCASATLGNPAEFASRLVGVPVQVIDDDGAPRGARHFVLWNPPHGADGLRRSPYGEATWLFCRLVEAGVRTIVFVNARKTAELIYRRAAGALPPELAGRIRPYRAGYLAGERRRIERALFGGELLGVVATSALELGIDVGGLDASVLVGFPGTVASTWQRAGRAGRGRQEALTILIATDDALDQYLARNPGYLFGRPVEAAVIDPENPYVLASHLRCAAAEVPLREEDLTLFGSTAGAIAPVLEEIGELQSRHARWYWRGAPYPARQVGIRSAGGTYHIVDPTGRLVGTVEEGRAFEQVHPGAVYLHRGETYLVEDLDVARKVATVRRAEVDHYTEPRTVTDLAIRAVRACSPFGDAEAYLAEVEVTTHVVEYARKRLFGDEVIGVVGLDLPAEVLRTVAVGFDVPPAIARKLADFDLAGAVHAVEHAAIGLLPLFAMCDRWDIGGVSYPLHPQTGRPSIFVYDGYPGGVGVAERGFRVLEEWMRATLDAIERCPCEDGCPSCIQSPKCGNANTPLDKVGAVALLRRVLGVRSAKALVGRRTARRS; this is translated from the coding sequence ATGCTAGACGAAGCCAAAGGGAGCGTCAAGGCGATGGGCGTGTCGGGGTTCCTCCAGACGCTCCGACGGGAGGCGGGCGATCGCATCGTCCACCTGGAGCACCTGGAGGCCCGCCCCGCCCGCTACGCGCGCCCACGCCGCCCCCTCCCGGATGCCCTCTCTGCAGCGCTCGCCCGCCAGAGGATCTCGCAGCTATACGTGCACCAGGCGCAGGCCCTCGACGCCGCGCGGGCCGGCGAGGCGATCGTCGTCACCACGCAGACCGCCAGCGGCAAGACCCTGTGCTACAACCTCCCCGTGCTCGAGACGCTCCTGAGCGATCCCCCGTCGTGCGCGCTGTACGTCTTTCCCACGAAGGCGCTGGCCCAAGACCAGCTGGACGTCCTGAACGGATACGGCGTGCCGGTGCGCGCGGGCATCTACGACGGCGACACCCCTGCCGACCAGCGCGCGCGGGTGCGCGATCGCGCGCAGATTTTGTTGACGAATCCGGACATGCTGCACGTGGGAATCCTCCCCCAGCACTTCCGCTGGCGGGCCTTCTTCCGTCGGCTCCGGTACGTGGTGCTGGACGACCTCCACGTCTATCGCGGCGTGTTCGGCAGCCACGTCGCGAACGTGCTGAGGCGGCTGCGCCGCGTCTGCCGGGTGTACGGTGCCGATCCGCAGTTTTTGTGCGCGTCGGCCACACTGGGCAACCCCGCGGAGTTTGCCAGCCGGCTCGTCGGCGTTCCGGTGCAGGTGATCGACGACGACGGTGCCCCGCGCGGCGCCCGCCACTTCGTGCTGTGGAACCCGCCGCACGGCGCGGACGGATTGCGACGCAGCCCGTACGGCGAGGCCACGTGGTTGTTCTGTCGACTGGTGGAAGCCGGCGTGCGCACGATCGTGTTCGTCAACGCCCGCAAGACAGCCGAGCTGATCTACCGCAGGGCGGCCGGGGCGCTGCCGCCCGAGCTGGCCGGGCGCATCCGCCCCTACCGCGCCGGTTACCTGGCCGGCGAGCGCCGCCGGATCGAGCGGGCGCTGTTCGGCGGAGAACTTCTGGGCGTGGTCGCCACGAGCGCTCTGGAGTTGGGCATCGACGTTGGGGGACTCGACGCGTCGGTGTTGGTCGGCTTCCCGGGTACGGTCGCCAGCACGTGGCAGCGTGCAGGCCGTGCGGGCCGCGGTAGGCAGGAGGCGCTGACCATCCTGATCGCTACGGACGACGCGCTGGACCAGTACCTGGCACGCAACCCCGGCTACCTGTTCGGCCGCCCGGTCGAAGCCGCCGTCATCGACCCCGAGAATCCGTACGTGCTGGCCAGCCACCTCCGCTGCGCTGCCGCGGAAGTGCCGCTGCGCGAAGAGGACCTGACGCTGTTCGGATCCACCGCCGGTGCGATCGCCCCGGTGCTGGAGGAGATCGGCGAGCTGCAGAGCCGCCACGCCCGCTGGTACTGGCGCGGCGCGCCGTATCCCGCGCGACAGGTCGGCATCCGATCAGCCGGTGGGACGTACCACATCGTCGACCCCACTGGGCGTCTGGTCGGGACGGTGGAGGAGGGGCGGGCGTTCGAGCAGGTGCATCCGGGCGCGGTGTACCTGCACCGCGGCGAGACCTACCTCGTGGAAGATCTGGACGTGGCGCGCAAGGTGGCAACGGTCCGGCGCGCCGAGGTCGACCACTACACCGAGCCGAGGACCGTGACGGACCTTGCGATCCGCGCTGTCCGCGCCTGTTCGCCGTTCGGGGATGCGGAGGCATATCTGGCAGAGGTCGAGGTCACCACGCACGTCGTGGAGTACGCGCGCAAGCGTCTGTTCGGCGACGAGGTGATCGGTGTGGTGGGATTGGACCTGCCCGCGGAGGTCCTGCGGACAGTGGCGGTCGGCTTCGACGTGCCCCCGGCGATCGCCCGGAAACTGGCGGACTTCGACCTCGCCGGCGCGGTGCACGCGGTGGAGCATGCTGCCATCGGGCTGCTGCCGCTGTTTGCGATGTGCGACCGGTGGGACATCGGCGGCGTGTCCTACCCCTTGCACCCTCAGACGGGCCGCCCGTCGATCTTCGTCTACGACGGCTACCCGGGCGGGGTGGGAGTGGCCGAGCGGGGTTTTCGCGTTCTGGAGGAGTGGATGCGCGCCACGTTGGACGCGATCGAGCGGTGCCCGTGCGAAGACGGCTGCCCTTCGTGCATCCAGTCTCCCAAGTGTGGGAACGCCAACACGCCGCTGGACAAGGTTGGCGCCGTGGCGCTGTTGCGCCGGGTGCTGGGCGTTCGGAGCGCAAAGGCGCTGGTCGGCCGGCGAACGGCGCGGCGGTCCTAG
- a CDS encoding methylated-DNA--[protein]-cysteine S-methyltransferase yields the protein MRRSVSRAARRRTGNEGIIADRSGRPMRISHTVVGSPLGRLLLAATGRGVCAVALGTSAAGLQRALRRAFPSADIRRDDAGLRPWAQRLLDHVGGRRADLDLPLDVTATAFQSRVWDAVRAIPFGQTRSYKQIATAIGRPRAVRAVARACAANPAAVVIPCHRVVREDGRIGGYRWGARRKRALLAYERRRSGDR from the coding sequence ATGCGGCGGAGCGTGAGCAGGGCCGCACGACGCAGGACGGGCAACGAGGGGATCATCGCCGACCGGTCGGGACGGCCCATGCGGATCTCGCACACGGTTGTGGGATCGCCGCTGGGCAGGCTCCTGCTGGCCGCGACGGGAAGGGGTGTGTGCGCCGTGGCCTTGGGAACGTCGGCGGCCGGGTTGCAGCGCGCCCTGCGCCGGGCGTTCCCGTCGGCGGACATCCGCAGGGACGACGCGGGCCTGCGTCCGTGGGCACAGCGGTTGCTGGACCACGTCGGGGGCCGCCGGGCGGACTTGGACCTGCCCCTCGATGTCACCGCGACGGCGTTCCAGTCCCGGGTGTGGGATGCGGTGCGCGCCATCCCCTTCGGGCAGACCCGATCCTACAAGCAGATTGCGACCGCCATCGGCCGGCCGCGTGCCGTGCGAGCGGTGGCGCGCGCCTGCGCCGCCAACCCGGCGGCCGTCGTCATCCCCTGCCACCGCGTCGTACGCGAAGACGGCAGGATCGGCGGATATCGCTGGGGCGCCCGGCGCAAAAGGGCCTTGCTGGCGTACGAGCGCCGGCGCTCCGGGGATCGGTAG